The following proteins are co-located in the Manihot esculenta cultivar AM560-2 chromosome 9, M.esculenta_v8, whole genome shotgun sequence genome:
- the LOC110612975 gene encoding uncharacterized protein LOC110612975, producing the protein MEKEGEPFTSSNKSNLWFFIDEGTELKSLTICLNWVFQDQPNIWITALSWSIFLLLAIGVPIVSHFALLCSNCDSNHQRPYDAVVQLSLSTFAIVSFFSLFSWSRKYGVRRFLFLDKLDDQNERIRREYKQRLHRSMKLLCVFVLPCFAAESAYRIWWYVTGNTQIPYYGNMYASDAIVCILQLFSWVYRISIYILVCILYQLICYLQVLSLEEFAQVFQTGSDVGSILREHLRIRRNLRIISHRFRRFILLSLVLVTASQLMSLLVTTRSSAQNNIFEAGELALCSINLVTGLFICLRSATKITHRAQSVTSLATKWHVCATINSFDDIDGETPLDQTSACSHQVFPVDIDWVLDDEDDDGDEDTDNSTKMVPIFAHTISFQRRQALVTYLENNRAGMTVYGFMMDRTWLHTVFGIELALLLWLLNKTIVNWT; encoded by the exons ATGGAAAAAGAAGGAGAGCCTTTTACTTCCAGTAACAAAAGCAATTTGTGGTTCTTCATCGATGAAGGGACTGAATTGAAAAGCTTGACAATATGTCTCAACTGGGTATTCCAAGATCAACCTAATATTTGGATCACTGCTCTCTCATGGTCCATCTTCTTGCTTCTGGCGATCGGTGTTCCTATCGTGTCTCACTTCGCTCTTTTGTGCTCAAATTGCGATTCAAACCACCAGAGGCCTTACGATGCAGTGGTGCAATTATCTCTCTCGACATTTGCAATAGTTTCATTTTTTAGTCTATTTTCTTGGTCTCGCAAGTACGGTGTAAGAAGATTCCTCTTCTTGGACAAATTGGATGATCAAAATGAGAGGATTCGGCGAGAATATAAACAACGGCTCCAT AGATCAATGAAGCTGCTCTGCGTTTTTGTCCTCCCCTGCTTTGCTGCAGAGAGTGCCTACAGAATATGGTGGTATGTCACAGGAAACACCCAAATACCCTATTATGGGAACATGTATGCCAGCGACGCAATTGTGTGCATATTGCAGCTATTTTCATGGGTGTATCGAATATCAATTTACATCCTTGTCTGCATTCTCTACCAACTGATTTGTTATTTGCAAGTACTTAGTCTTGAAGAGTTTGCTCAAGTCTTTCAAACAGGAAGTGATGTGGGTTCAATCCTGAGGGAGCATCTCCGAATCAGAAGAAATCTTCGCATCATAAGCCACCGATTTCGAAGGTTCATATTGCTGTCTCTGGTTTTGGTCACTGCAAGTCAGTTAATGTCATTGCTGGTGACCACCCGTTCCAGTGCTCAGAACAACATCTTTGAGGCTGGAGAACTCGCG TTATGCTCCATTAATCTGGTGACGGGGCTCTTCATATGCCTGCGAAGCGCTACAAAGATCACCCACAGAGCACAATCCGTGACAAGCCTTGCTACAAAGTGGCACGTATGCGCCACAATCAACTCTTTTGATGATATAGATGGTGAGACTCCACTAGATCAGACTAGTGCTTGCAGCCACCAAGTGTTTCCTGTGGACATCGATTGGGTTTTGGATGATGAAGATGACGATGGAGATGAAGATACCGATAATAGCACCAAAATGGTACCAATTTTTGCTCATACAATCTCATTCCAGAGGAGACAGGCCTTAG TGACATATCTGGAAAACAATAGGGCCGGCATGACAGTTTATGGGTTCATGATGGACAGAACATGGCTCCATACTGTATTTGGGATTGAACTAGCTCTACTCCTCTGGTTGCTCAACAAAACAATAG TGAATTGGACATGA